One part of the Eleginops maclovinus isolate JMC-PN-2008 ecotype Puerto Natales chromosome 14, JC_Emac_rtc_rv5, whole genome shotgun sequence genome encodes these proteins:
- the naa38 gene encoding N-alpha-acetyltransferase 38, NatC auxiliary subunit, giving the protein MATMIEENGPSTHEQSGVSPSYQARQKLEGLLNKNMRIRMTDGRTLVGLFLCTDRDCNVILGSAQEFLKSTDTFSQGEPRVLGLAMIPGHHVVSIEVEADSLEDAQGFGVNH; this is encoded by the exons ATGGCAACAATGATTGAAGAAAATGGTCCTTCGActcat GAGCAGTCTGGAGTGTCCCCTTCGTACCAGGCCCGGCAGAAACTAGAGGGGCTCCTGAACAAGAACATGAGGATCCGGATGACCGACGGCCGGACTCTGGTCGGGCTTTTCCTCTGCACGGACCGAGACTGCAACGTGATCCTCGGATCTGctcaggagttcctcaaatcCACAG ACACATTCTCCCAAGGTGAACCCCGAGTCCTGGGCCTGGCCATGATCCCCGGTCACCATGTAGTCTCCATCGAGGTGGAGGCGGACAGTTTGGAAGATGCACAGGGATTTGGAGTGAACCATTGA